One Phaseolus vulgaris cultivar G19833 chromosome 4, P. vulgaris v2.0, whole genome shotgun sequence DNA window includes the following coding sequences:
- the LOC137837398 gene encoding superoxide dismutase [Cu-Zn] 2 isoform X2: protein MKAEKKMKAANGTPKGVALIIGDNNVRGSLQFLQHPNGTTHVTGRITGLSPGFHGFHIHAFGDTTNGCNSTGPHFNPLKKDHGGPSNDERHAGDLGNIVAGQDGVAEISIRDTQIPLTGVHSIIGRAVVVHADPDDLGKDLKA from the exons ATGA AGGCAGAAAAGAAGATGAAAGCTGCAAACGGAACTCCCAAAGGAGTGGCTCTCATCATCGGAGACAACAACGTTAGAGGTTCTCTTCAGTTTCTTCAGCACCCCAATG GGACCACCCATGTCACAGGGAGAATAACAGGGTTGTCCCCAGGTTTTCATGGCTTCCATATTCATGCTTTTGGTGACACCACCAATGGCTGCAACTCCACTG GTCCTCATTTCAATCCGTTGAAGAAGGATCATGGGGGTCCTTCAAATGATGAGCGTCATGCTGGTGATTTGGGCAACATTGTTGCAGGCCAGGATG GAGTTGCTGAGATTTCTATTAGAGATACACag ATTCCACTAACTGGAGTTCACTCCATAATTGGGAGGGCTGTCGTTGTGCATGCTGATCCTGATGATCTTGGAAAGG ATCTAAAGGCTTAG
- the LOC137837396 gene encoding eukaryotic translation initiation factor NCBP encodes MEFTVEKELENNSANNPENAHQSLDSSSQLASALDSNSKETEERQSRELKAGLHPLKHKFVFWYTRRTPGVRNQTSYEDNIKKIVEFSTVEGFWVCYCHLGRPATLPSPTDLHLFKEGIRPLWEDSANCNGGKWIIRFKKVVSGRFWEDLVLALVGDQLDYGDNICGAVLSIRFNEDILSVWNRNASDHQAVMALRDSIKRHLKLPHSYVMEYKPHDASLRDNSSYRNTWLRG; translated from the exons ATGGAATTCACAGTGGAGAAGGAATTGGAGAACAACAGCGCCAATAACCCCGAAAACGCTCATCAATCGTTAGATTCTTCTTCTCAATTGGCGTCGGCACTTGATTCAAACAGCAAAGAAACCGAAGAACGACAATCTCGTGAGCTCAAAGCCGGTCTTCACCCTCTGAAG CACAAATTTGTCTTTTGGTACACTCGTCGAACACCTGGAGTTCGAAATCAGACATCATATGAGGACAACATAAAGAAAATTGTTGAATTTAGTACG GTTGAAGGATTTTGGGTATGCTATTGCCACCTTGGCCGTCCGGCTACTTTGCCTAGTCCCACAGATTTGCATCTTTTCAAGGAAGGAATTCGTCCTTTATGGGAG GACTCTGCTAACTGCAATGGTGGTAAGTGGATTATACGATTCAAAAAGGTTGTCTCAGGTCGTTTTTGGGAGGACTTG GTTCTTGCCTTAGTGGGTGACCAATTGGATTATGGGGATAACATATGTGGTGCAGTACTAAGCATTCGTTTCAATGAGGATATATTGAGTGTCTGGAATCGCAATGCTTCAGACCATCAG GCTGTAATGGCCCTGAGAGATTCAATCAAACGTCACTTGAAGCTTCCTCACAGCTATGTTATGGAGTACAAACCCCATGACGCCTCTCTGCGAGACAATTCATCTTACAGGAACACTTGGTTGAGAGGCTAG
- the LOC137837398 gene encoding superoxide dismutase [Cu-Zn] 2 isoform X1, translating into MKAEKKMKAANGTPKGVALIIGDNNVRGSLQFLQHPNGTTHVTGRITGLSPGFHGFHIHAFGDTTNGCNSTGPHFNPLKKDHGGPSNDERHAGDLGNIVAGQDGVAEISIRDTQIPLTGVHSIIGRAVVVHADPDDLGKGGHELSKTTGNAGARIACGIIGLQSSF; encoded by the exons ATGA AGGCAGAAAAGAAGATGAAAGCTGCAAACGGAACTCCCAAAGGAGTGGCTCTCATCATCGGAGACAACAACGTTAGAGGTTCTCTTCAGTTTCTTCAGCACCCCAATG GGACCACCCATGTCACAGGGAGAATAACAGGGTTGTCCCCAGGTTTTCATGGCTTCCATATTCATGCTTTTGGTGACACCACCAATGGCTGCAACTCCACTG GTCCTCATTTCAATCCGTTGAAGAAGGATCATGGGGGTCCTTCAAATGATGAGCGTCATGCTGGTGATTTGGGCAACATTGTTGCAGGCCAGGATG GAGTTGCTGAGATTTCTATTAGAGATACACag ATTCCACTAACTGGAGTTCACTCCATAATTGGGAGGGCTGTCGTTGTGCATGCTGATCCTGATGATCTTGGAAAGG GTGGGCATGAGCTTAGCAAGACTACTGGGAATGCAGGTGCAAGAATAGCATGTG GTATCATTGGGCTTCAGTCATCCTTTTAG